The nucleotide sequence ATAAAAAACCATTTTTTATTCCTAAATGCACTTGTGGTAAAAGCCTTTCATGTATAAAAAAAGGAAGCCATTCTTTTGTTGTAGTATTGGATTGCGGTAACTTCCCAATATAATTGTCACTATCTAGACCAAACTCTACTGACGATACCTGATGCATCTCTGCCAACTTCTCACCTAAATCTTTCCAATAATTTTCTGTCGATCGCTTACTTTCAACATACTCTAATATTAAGTAACTAAACCTCTCTTCTTCACCTAATGCTAGTACGTTAGGTACAGTAAATGATGAGTTTTTCTTCAACAACTCTAAACCTTTACGCTCAGCTTCAAAAAATGAGAGTGGCATTTCATTATTATGCTTAATAAAAAATGACCCTTGATTGGTATCCAGTTTTATCGATTCATTAATACAACCACCAGTAATTGAAGAAGTATCAGATAGCCTTACATCATTCCCAAAATGTTGGTTTAATATCTTTTGATAGAGGTCTGCTTTATTTATGGTGTTCATCTAAGATTCAGTAATAATTAGAGGTTCAAATCAGAATAATTTCTTTCGGTATTAACGAATATACTAATTAGATAACTATCTTTACTTGTTCATCAAATTTGATTTTTTAATTCATGCAATCCATATTCCGTAAGTTTCTTTTTACTTGTGGCTTGATTTTGATAAGTATCTCCACCATTTATGCTCAAAAAAATAAGTTAGATCCTCCTAGGATTGCTGCGGGCATAAAAGGAGGTTATTATTCATCTGCTGTTGCTTTTACAACTGCTCCTATTAGTCAGGCTCCTGTAGCTGCTCCAACATTTGGTGTTGTTTTTAAATACAATGCTGAGAAGTTTTTTGGGTTACAGCTAGAAGCAACTTACAATAAAATTGGCTGGAAAGAATATAATCAAGAAAATCTGACGGAATTCGTATATGATCGCTCAATGAATTATATATCCGTCCCAGCACTAACCAACATCTATATTGGAAAGAAGAACTTTCAATTTGTTATTCTATTAGGACCGCAATTCGATTTTCTTGTAGGAGAACAAAAGGATGTGATTGGCGACTTGAACGATCAACGTTACGATTATTACGAAAGAGAAGCTAACCCTGCTGTCGTTTATTTAGCAGGTGGTGTTGGTTTTAATATTTTGACAAAATTTGGGCATTTTCAATTTGAAGGCAGATTTGCTGCAAGTATGACAGATGTTCTCAAAAATGCAGATAGATCTTCTACAAATAGAACCACAGCAACTGTTGGTGGAGTAACGCTCTCCTATATTTTACCAATTAGTGGTTGGAAAGAAAAACCAAAAGAAGAACCAGCCTCAGATAGTGGTTGGGAAATAAGAGACTAAAAAAAATCCCTCATACTTTAATTTTGAGAGATTTTTTATTGATAGTAAAAGTTTTAGATACTGTCTTTTTTAGTATCTAAGTAAGTAAGCGCATCATCTGCCGCAATCTTAAAATTCTTATCGAGTTTTGCACTTTTAAATGAGTTGATCGCTAAATCAACTTTCTCATTCTTCATTGCTGCAATTCCTAATGTAAAGTGATATTTTGCTTTCGTCTTTACATCCAACCCATTATAATTTACCAATTCGTTCAGTACATCAATTGATTCTTGTAGTTTATTCATTTTAAATAAAGCTACAGCCTTTGTGTACTTCACATTGTAATTGTATTCGTCTAAGATTAATGCTGAATCACAAGATTCAACAGATTCATCATATAATTGTGATGATAATTGCCAGTTAGCAATATCTTCATAAATTTTTGATTTCCTATGCTTATCCTGAAGATTATCGATCATCATATATGCCTTATCAATCTGTTCTGACTTATCTGATGTCACTTCAGCAATTCTTATTTGAAGTTCATGTGCTTTAACATTTGAATGATCTTGCTTCAATGCATCAAACAGTAAGTTTGTTGATTTATCAAAATCATATATTTGGTAGTAACACATTGCAATCCAATACTTATATTCTGGTGTAAGTTTAGCCACTAACTTTCGGTATGATCCATAATTGGCTTTCTCTATCACAGAATTCAGCAATTGATATTCCTCCAAGTTGTAATAAGCATACCCAAGTTCATAATAGAATCTTGCTGTCTGACTATTATTGTTAGGAGTGAAATTTAATGCCTGTTTAATGTCTTCAACCGCTTTTTCATATTCACCGTTCATATTATGAAGCTTACCTGAATAATATAATGCGATGTAATTATTATCAGATAAACTCAATACGTCGTTGATATGTGGACGAATCTTATCGTACTCTTCCTCCTTAAACAAAATCATAATGATTTGATTCTTGGAGTTAATACGCTGCGACTTATTACTATTTGATAAATGCTTATAAGCTTGATCATAATACTCAATAGCTTCATCATAATAATCTTTACGCATGTATAAACGAGCCAATTGATAATTCATAAATCCATTTTCAGGAAAGAATTCCAACGCTTGTTCAAACGTATTGATAGCATTATTAAACTGATTAACAGAAACTTGACACTTAGCTTTCATCAGATAATACTGTTCTTGCATTGAATCGTATTTGATGGCAAGAGTATATTCATCGATAGCTTCTATCAATTTGTTTCCTTTTCGTAAGTTTTCCGCCTCTACAAAATGCTCTAAAGCTTTACTTTCTTGTGAGAATGCAGCATTCAAAGTAAAAAAAGTTAGTGTAGAGGTAAGTAATATCTTATATAATAGTGTCCTAGTCATGGTATAATTAAAGAAAAGAACATGAATGTATAAGTTCAAATAAATTCATTTCATGTGTTACCGAAACTAATTATTGGTAGATAGCAATTTTCTACCGGAAAAAAACACCTAGCGATACAGCCCTAAGTGAAGTAGTATTAAGAAAATTTAAATAATAAAATCAAATTTTATTCCAAAATCCAATTATTGATCATAAAATTTCTCATCAGAATAGTCTCTTTGTAACCAATTGACCATATCCTTTTCATAATCTTCCGGATCGTAGTCAGTTGATGCCAAAGTTAATGTAATTGCATCTTTGCTAAAATAAATAGTTCTCCATACTCTTGGTGGTAGATATAATGCTTGACATGGATTATCTAAGATAAACACCTGTCTCTTCATATCTTCCATAATTACCTCAATCTCAACAGAACCATTAATAGCAACAATTACTTCTTCTGTTTCTTTATGTGCATGGTTTCCTCTAACTGTATCTTTGTTAGCTCCATGTGTCCAGAAAACTCTTTTAATAGCAAATGGTATTTGCTTATTTTCATTGACAGGAGTTAGAAAACCCATATTATATGACCCATGCTCTTCAAGTTCAATCACCCTAGGCACAGTATTCATCATTCTTTTTTTCTTGAGAGTCATCGCACGTAATTACTAAAAATTAAAAAAGTCTACACTGAGACCGATGTCCCAGTGTAATTTAAGTAGCTATACAGATTAAATTAATCCTATTTTCTTTTTGATGTCAGAAGGAATTGCATCTTTATGGACCATAACAGATACAGTTTTCATTTGAATATAACCTTCAGACATATATAAGTATCCACCAAAATCATTTGAGTTAGCCCCCCATGAATTTTTAGTGACATAATATTTTTTACCATCATTATCTTTTACAATACCTACGATATGCATAAGATGATCATCAGTGGTAACGTAAGAATCAAAAGCTTCTTGTCTTAATTCTGAAGTTACTTTTATTTCTTTACCATTTTCTTCTTCAATGGTTGCTTTTCCCTGTTTGTGTGAAAAAGATTTCTCTGATACATCACCGTCCCAAGCTAAAGAATAACCTTTATCTAAAGCATTATCCATAACTCTTTCCAGGTCTGCAAGTGGTAAGTTATAATATATACCATTTGACCAGTTATCAGGTATTTCTAAGACACATGGAGAATAATCGTCAAAATTAGTGAATGATGTTAACTCAATGTAATCGCTTGGATTGAAATCCATTTCATCAGCAAATTGCTGAGGTGTATACGATTTGCCATCTACCTCAAAAGATGTTGGTGTTGCTCCCATGTAGGCATCCAATACTGCTTCTAATGCATTTTTCCATTTTGGAGAAACTGTTTTTGAAGAAGCTAATGTCTTCAACATACTTTCCATTACACCAAAAAGTTCCTGATGATCATATCCACCTTTGCTTCCACCTTTTCCATCATAGACATTATTAGGAACAAAACCGTTCTCTTTAATAATGTTCATGACATCATGAGCTAATCCTCCTTCGCCAAATTGAGTTTTCCCTTGACGACGAACATATTTATCTGCTTTAACAGGGTAAGTGTTTCTTACAAAGTACATTTCAGAAAGGTCGTATTCCCCCTTCCCTTTTCTCATTAATTCTGACTCAATGAATGACGTTGTTGAGAAACTCCAACATGTACCTGTTCTTCCTTGGCTTTTTACAGGTGTGGTTTTGACTTGGTTAACTACTTTTAATTTAGTCCCATCTACCAAATTGTCTTGGGCTACTACTCCCAATGTTGATGCGCTGGCTAATAAAACTGAAGCAATTACGTTTTTGAACGAAAGAATCTTCATTTATTTATATTTTTCTATAAAATAATCACATTTAATGGATATAAGACTAAAAATACAAAAACGTTAGCTTAAATTCTAATCATTAACACAAAAAAAGTTAAGGCACTGGATCATACCCACTTCCTCCCCAAGGATGACAGCTTTTAATTCGCTTGATCGCTAACTTTCCTCCTTTAATTAAACCATGCTTTTTCAAAGCTTGTATTGTATACTCAGAACAAGTCGGAGTATATCTGCAAGAAGATGGAGTATAAGGAGAGATTAATAATTGATAACCTCTCACTAAAATCACAAAAAACTGCGTTAAAACCTTTTTCATATTTGCTTATTCGGGTATAAGTTGTACTAAAAATCGTATTTTCGCATATATAGCGACTATACAATGATAATTTCAAAGAAAAAGAATGATCTTTGTTCACTTTGACAATCTAATTGTATAAATTGCAACCGAAAAGGTAATATTAATATTTACTAACAAATAACCAACACAACCATGAGTGTATTGGTCAATAAAGACTCAAAAGTAATTGTTCAAGGATTTACTGGATCTGAGGGCAGTTTTCATGCCGAGCAAATGATTGCTTACGGCACAAATGTAGTAGGTGGTGTAACTCCTGGTAAAGGAGGTCAAACTCACCTAGATCGTCCTGTATTCAATACTGTATCTGATGCGGTAGAACAAGCAGGTGCCAATGTTTCTATCATTTTCGTTCCTCCTGCATTTGCTGCAGACGCGATTATGGAAGCTGCAGATGCTGGTATCAAAGTAATTATTGCAATTACTGAGGGTATCCCAGTTGCAGACATGGTTAAAGCGAAAAACTACCTAGCAGACAAAGACGTTACTCTTATCGGACCAAACTGTCCGGGTGTAATTACTCCAGGCGAAGCTAAAGTAGGAATTATGCCAGGTTTCATCTTCAAGCCAGGTAAAGTAGGTATCGTTTCTAAATCAGGAACTTTAACTTATGAAGCTGCAGACCAAATCGTAAAAGCGGGTTACGGAATTTCAACAGCTATCGGTATTGGTGGTGATCCAATTATTGGAACATCTACTAAAGAAGCTGTTAAGTTACTAATGGCTGACCCTGACACTGATGCTATCGTAATGATTGGTGAAATTGGTGGTAACTATGAAGCTGAAGCTTCTAAGTGGATCCAAGAACAAGGCAACCCTAAGCCGGTTGTAGGTTTCATCGCTGGTCAAACTGCACCAAAAGGTAGAAGAATGGGACATGCTGGAGCTATCGTTGGCGGCGCTGAGGATACAGCTGAAGCAAAAATGCGTATCATGGAAGAATGTGGTATCGCTGTTTCTAAGTCTCCTGCTGATATCGGAGAAACACTTGCAAAATTATTAGTAGAAGCTTAATTACTAGTTTCTGCACATGAAAAAAGACCTTGATTTTTGAATCAAGGTCTTTTTTATTGAATTAAATATATTTTTTTGATTTACCCTTTACTAAGAATAAACTCTATTCTTCTATTTTCTAAATGTTTTCCTGCTGAACACTTAATACCATTTCCACAATCATTAAGTAATTCTTCCTCACCAATTCCTTCAGCGTCTATTTTTGAAGCAGCTACTTTTTTGGACATCAAGACTTCTCTTAAATAATCTGCCCTCTTTTGTGTCATTTCTTTATTATAGATATCTGCACCTCTTGAATCAGAGTGTACTCGAATGGTCACCTTAACATCTGGATTTGTTCTTAATAAATCAGATAGGAAAGTGATTTGTTCTTCACCATTGATGACATTAAAATGACTATTGATTTCGAACTCTAAGTTCGTCAATGTATAAAGTGTATTAAAATGTACTTCTTCGATAGCAAAAGACATTTCAATAATTTCTTCGTCTGTTAGACCTATAGTTGTCAGATTATGTTCTTCTTGATCAAAATACAATGGTTTTGTACCATATACTTTAAACTCTGCCTCTCCTTCTAGAGTAATCACAAACTGTCCATTTTGGTCGGTATAGATCGTAGTCTTGGCACCACTTTTGATATTTTGAATGCAAACCTTTACGCCCTCAATGGTATTCCCGTTGTCACTATCAACGTAAATTCCTTTGAGTGTAAATTCTTTGTTGGAAGCTTCAGTTAAGGCAAAAGATGATAGCAACGCAACACATAAAAGTAGGGCTCTTCTATAATAACAATGAGAAAATCGCATAACAGAAAGTACCATTTTTTAGGTATAGGATAATTTTGAAGTCAAAGTCAAATATACAAACTTATAACGTATGTTAATATAATAAGTTGTGTAATATATAAAATTTTCTTACTCAAGTTATTACAATTCAGCCTTTTCTCAAATCTTCCAAAGACGGTAAAAAAGAAAGCTTAAATAAGTCAGACTCCATAAATGATAATGTTTAACTCATATAAAATCCTATCTTTTTTTTGCTTTTTAGCCTTTGCTCTTACGTCAAATTCACTTTTTGGCAGTCAAAAAATCTCAATTATTGGTTCTGTTTATTCTGAAAAACACAAATCTATAAATGAAGCAGATGTGATTGTTTTTGTTGCAGATACATCGCAAAGAACCAATGGCCTAAAAGTCTATCAACGAAGTAAGTCTGATAAAAATGGTAAATTCAATCTAGAATTACCCCATCATCAGAAGTTTGTAATTTTATGTCAAAAAAATGGATGGGAAACTACCAACGATGCTTTTAGTATCAATACGAATAATATTAGCCCACAACAAAAAATTAGTGTTCAGTTTATCATGAAGAAGAGTGATGGATATGCAAACATCACTGGTAAGATTATAAACCCTCCTTCCAAACAAAATATAAAATGTACTCTTTTTGATGTAAGATTAAATCAATACTTCCAAATCGAATTATCAAACAATAACGCTTTTGAGATTATTGTAGGGCATTATGGAATTTATCACATCATCCTAAAAAGTGAAGACGGTGAGTTACTTTTCCAAGAACGGATCAAAGTGGAGGCTACCAAGATAGATCATGATATTCAACTACCAACTTCACTCTTTACACAACTTAAAGAGTATCCTTTTGAAGTTAATACCGATAAGTTAACGGCATCATCAGAAACAGAATTAAGAGCAATAGCTAGTGAGATGAAGTCAAATATTTATTACCGACTGATCATCAACTGTCATACAGACTCTAGAGGAGATGACGATTTTAATTTAAAATTGTCAAAAAAACAGGCAAACTCTCTCAAAAACTGCTTAATTTCGTATGGGATAAAACCTCAGCGGATTATTGCAGATGGGTTTGGAGAAAACCGCTTGCTAAATGGGTGCAAAAACAATGTAAAATGTTCAAATGCAAAGCACCTAGAAAACCGTAGAGTGGAATATATGTTTTCAATAAGTGATTTAGAATAATTACTTATTTTTTCACATCAAGAATGACGATCGCAACCACACAAAAATATACTCTAGGTGATAGCTCATCTAATGCAGATATCACCCATGTTTGGCTACAAGAAGAAAGTAACGACAGCCTTGTAATCGGCGGTTGTATGCTTTCAAAAAATAACGACGAACAAACTAGATCAACGGTTGACAGTGCTTTCAAAGAAAGTAAGAAACCACAATTAGCCTTAAAGGAAGCCGCAAATACGATTAAAAATTTTGCAGGTGATGACTATGTGCTTGTCTATTTAAAAGACCGTAGAATGTGGCACACTAGAAATGGTCAATTAAGAGTTTTTGTGTTTAGAGAAGGTCGTTTTTTATCTCCTCCACATACAAAAAACACCAATGTTGCTACACCTTTTTTATTAAATGAGGATGATATACTAATTATAGGCAATGCTTCTCTACTTTTTAATACCCCACCAAAGACTTTAAAACAGGTATTCACATCTTCCCTTCCGCAAGTAATTGCCGAAAGCTTAATTCAGAACAATACGGATAACAATATTGCTTTTTGTGGAGTTCTGCCTTGCGAGTTTTTAAGAGATAATGCTCCAAGTAGAAATAGAGAAAAAGCGCTTCAAGAAGTTTTTCCATATGAAAAAGAAGCCGACAAAAAACTAGCAAACCCCAATCAAAAGAAAAATCAAATCTACAATTTTGTTGGGTTCTTACTTTTTGCCCTCCTTGTGATCTTCATGTACACACAAAATAAGGTAAATTGGAAAGGAGAACTCACCAATAAAGATAAAGAGTTAGCTTCTTTACAGACAAAACTCAATAAAGCCGAAAAAGAAATTGAAGCTTTTAGAAGGTATCAGAAACAACATATTCAATCTATCGCAGAAAGAGATTTTGATGCTTTTGACAACGAACGCTATAGAATGTATGCTCTTTTTAGAGATACAAGAAGTCGTTTCAACAGAATCCAGATAGCTGAAAAATTCAATATCTATAATCCATTAGCTATTGAAGCAAAAGTGGTAATGGATGAGAACTGGTTTATCGTACCTGTAAAAGGCACACACCTGGTTCAAAAAGGAGAAACTTTAAAAAAGATTGCTGATATGTATTATGACAATCAGAAGGAAGGTATTCAATTGATACAAGAATTCAATCCACAAGTTGTCGAAGGGCACTCTATTTTCCTTCCATTTGAACAAGAAGACTAAACAAATGTTAT is from Flammeovirga agarivorans and encodes:
- a CDS encoding fructosamine kinase family protein — protein: MNTINKADLYQKILNQHFGNDVRLSDTSSITGGCINESIKLDTNQGSFFIKHNNEMPLSFFEAERKGLELLKKNSSFTVPNVLALGEEERFSYLILEYVESKRSTENYWKDLGEKLAEMHQVSSVEFGLDSDNYIGKLPQSNTTTKEWLPFFIHERLLPQVHLGIKNGFLSSSYIDKIERLSDQLKGYFPIEQPSFLHGDLWSGNTMVGSQGEPCLIDPAIYFGHRESELAFTTMFGGFDESFFHAYYDVFPWEEGIKERLKVYNLYPLLVHLNLFGRGYLSEIEDVLNVIDKF
- a CDS encoding porin family protein, which produces MQSIFRKFLFTCGLILISISTIYAQKNKLDPPRIAAGIKGGYYSSAVAFTTAPISQAPVAAPTFGVVFKYNAEKFFGLQLEATYNKIGWKEYNQENLTEFVYDRSMNYISVPALTNIYIGKKNFQFVILLGPQFDFLVGEQKDVIGDLNDQRYDYYEREANPAVVYLAGGVGFNILTKFGHFQFEGRFAASMTDVLKNADRSSTNRTTATVGGVTLSYILPISGWKEKPKEEPASDSGWEIRD
- a CDS encoding tetratricopeptide repeat protein; this translates as MTRTLLYKILLTSTLTFFTLNAAFSQESKALEHFVEAENLRKGNKLIEAIDEYTLAIKYDSMQEQYYLMKAKCQVSVNQFNNAINTFEQALEFFPENGFMNYQLARLYMRKDYYDEAIEYYDQAYKHLSNSNKSQRINSKNQIIMILFKEEEYDKIRPHINDVLSLSDNNYIALYYSGKLHNMNGEYEKAVEDIKQALNFTPNNNSQTARFYYELGYAYYNLEEYQLLNSVIEKANYGSYRKLVAKLTPEYKYWIAMCYYQIYDFDKSTNLLFDALKQDHSNVKAHELQIRIAEVTSDKSEQIDKAYMMIDNLQDKHRKSKIYEDIANWQLSSQLYDESVESCDSALILDEYNYNVKYTKAVALFKMNKLQESIDVLNELVNYNGLDVKTKAKYHFTLGIAAMKNEKVDLAINSFKSAKLDKNFKIAADDALTYLDTKKDSI
- a CDS encoding sugar 3,4-ketoisomerase translates to MTLKKKRMMNTVPRVIELEEHGSYNMGFLTPVNENKQIPFAIKRVFWTHGANKDTVRGNHAHKETEEVIVAINGSVEIEVIMEDMKRQVFILDNPCQALYLPPRVWRTIYFSKDAITLTLASTDYDPEDYEKDMVNWLQRDYSDEKFYDQ
- a CDS encoding C1 family peptidase encodes the protein MKILSFKNVIASVLLASASTLGVVAQDNLVDGTKLKVVNQVKTTPVKSQGRTGTCWSFSTTSFIESELMRKGKGEYDLSEMYFVRNTYPVKADKYVRRQGKTQFGEGGLAHDVMNIIKENGFVPNNVYDGKGGSKGGYDHQELFGVMESMLKTLASSKTVSPKWKNALEAVLDAYMGATPTSFEVDGKSYTPQQFADEMDFNPSDYIELTSFTNFDDYSPCVLEIPDNWSNGIYYNLPLADLERVMDNALDKGYSLAWDGDVSEKSFSHKQGKATIEEENGKEIKVTSELRQEAFDSYVTTDDHLMHIVGIVKDNDGKKYYVTKNSWGANSNDFGGYLYMSEGYIQMKTVSVMVHKDAIPSDIKKKIGLI
- the yidD gene encoding membrane protein insertion efficiency factor YidD, which codes for MKKVLTQFFVILVRGYQLLISPYTPSSCRYTPTCSEYTIQALKKHGLIKGGKLAIKRIKSCHPWGGSGYDPVP
- the sucD gene encoding succinate--CoA ligase subunit alpha encodes the protein MSVLVNKDSKVIVQGFTGSEGSFHAEQMIAYGTNVVGGVTPGKGGQTHLDRPVFNTVSDAVEQAGANVSIIFVPPAFAADAIMEAADAGIKVIIAITEGIPVADMVKAKNYLADKDVTLIGPNCPGVITPGEAKVGIMPGFIFKPGKVGIVSKSGTLTYEAADQIVKAGYGISTAIGIGGDPIIGTSTKEAVKLLMADPDTDAIVMIGEIGGNYEAEASKWIQEQGNPKPVVGFIAGQTAPKGRRMGHAGAIVGGAEDTAEAKMRIMEECGIAVSKSPADIGETLAKLLVEA
- a CDS encoding OmpA family protein; its protein translation is MVLSVMRFSHCYYRRALLLCVALLSSFALTEASNKEFTLKGIYVDSDNGNTIEGVKVCIQNIKSGAKTTIYTDQNGQFVITLEGEAEFKVYGTKPLYFDQEEHNLTTIGLTDEEIIEMSFAIEEVHFNTLYTLTNLEFEINSHFNVINGEEQITFLSDLLRTNPDVKVTIRVHSDSRGADIYNKEMTQKRADYLREVLMSKKVAASKIDAEGIGEEELLNDCGNGIKCSAGKHLENRRIEFILSKG
- a CDS encoding OmpA family protein, encoding MFNSYKILSFFCFLAFALTSNSLFGSQKISIIGSVYSEKHKSINEADVIVFVADTSQRTNGLKVYQRSKSDKNGKFNLELPHHQKFVILCQKNGWETTNDAFSINTNNISPQQKISVQFIMKKSDGYANITGKIINPPSKQNIKCTLFDVRLNQYFQIELSNNNAFEIIVGHYGIYHIILKSEDGELLFQERIKVEATKIDHDIQLPTSLFTQLKEYPFEVNTDKLTASSETELRAIASEMKSNIYYRLIINCHTDSRGDDDFNLKLSKKQANSLKNCLISYGIKPQRIIADGFGENRLLNGCKNNVKCSNAKHLENRRVEYMFSISDLE